Within the Agromyces atrinae genome, the region GGACGGTGTACGCGACGCCCGCGATCCACACCCAGACGCGCGGGAAGATGATGCCGAGGGCCACGGCGATCGTCGCCGCGTTCGCCGTATGCCCCGACGGGAATGAGCCGAAGTCGGAGACGACGAGGATCTCGTCGGGGCGCGCTCGACCGAACGTGTGCTTCAGGATCTGCACGACGCCCGCACTCGCCGCCGAGGCGACGACGAAGAAGAGCGACGCCCACGGTCGTTTCACGAGCAGCAGGATGACGGCCACCCCGATCGGCACGACGAAGACGCCGATGATGCCGCCGCCGAGGTAGTTCATGCCGAGCGCGAGCGTCTCGCCGATCGGGCCGCGGACCTCGAGGATCTCCTGCATCCACTCCTCATCGATGTCGACGAGGCCGCCGCGCAGACCGATGAGCACTCCGAGGAGGGCGGCGAGCACGATCGCAGCCGCTCCACTGATGAGCGGAACACGTCGTCGAAGACGGCGCACGGCGGGCGAAACGGGCTCGGTCATCCCCCCAAACTAGTGGCTTCGCCTCACTCCGGCAGCGCCGGCACGGTGCGCGGGCGCACCACGGTCCAGAGCACGACCGTGCCGATGACGACCGCGCCCACCATGACGATGGCCATCGGTGTGGCGGCGGCGACGCCGAGCAGACCCACGATCGGCGAGATGATGCCGGCGAGGCCGAAGTTCATCGCGCCGAGGAGCGAAGCGGCGGTACCCGCCTCGGCTCCGTGGTTCGCGAGCGCGAGGACCTGCACGGCCGGGAAACCGAAGCCGCACGACGCGATGAAGACCCAGAGCGGGATGACGGTTCCCCAGAGGCCCGTGCCGGTCTGGTCGAGCACGATGATCGCGATGGCGGCGAGCATCTGGATCGACGTGACGCCGACCAGGATCCACTGCGGACCGACCCCGCGCCGCGACATGAGGCGCGACGAGATCTGCACACCGGCGACGACGCCGAGCGAGTTGACGGCGAAGAGCAGGCCGTACTGCTGTGCGTCGAAGCCGTAGACCTCCTGGAAGAGGAAGGACGAGCTCGACAGATAGGCGAAGAGGCCCGTGAAGTTCATGGCGCCGACGATCGCGACGCCGACGAAGACGCGGTCGTGGAAGAGCACGCGGTATCGGTCGCGCACGGTCGAGTGACCGGCGGCGTGGCGGTGCGACGCGGGGAGGGTCTCGACGATGAAGAAGAGCACCGCCGCCACGACGATCGCGCCGTAGGCGCCGAGCACCCAGAAGATGCCGCGCCAGTCCATGACGAGGAGGAGCTGCGAACCGATGACCGGCGCGAGCACGGGCGCGAGGCCGTTGACGAGGGCGAGACGCGAGAGCATGCGCACGAGCGGCTTGCCGCCGAACAGGTCACGCACCATCGCCATCGCGACGACACCGCCGGCCGCGGCTCCGAAGCCCTGGAGGACGCGGAAGACCGCGAGCCACGTGATGTCGGGCGCGAGCGCCGCACCGACGGAGGCCGCGATGTGCAGGAGTGTCGCGAGGATGAGCGGCAGACGACGCCCGACCTTGTCGCTCCACGGGCCGACGATGAGCTGGCCGAGACCGAATCCGACCATCGTCCCCGTGAGCGTCAGCTGGATCGCCGCGGCACCCACACCGAACTCGCCCTGCAGCACCGGGAAGGCGGGCAGGTAGAGGTCGATCGTGAACGGGCCGAGTGCGGTCAGCACGCCGAGCACGATGATGTAGACGAGACGCTGGCGACGGCTCAGGAGGTCGCCGGGGTGGCGGCCGGGAGCGAGGTCGCCGGGCAGGATGACGGGGATGGAGTTGGTCTGAGTCACGAAGTTCCTGGAACGAATATGCGGGGTGAGTGAGGGAGCACCGGCTCGGCCGCGCGTCAGGCGGGGGCGTCCGGGAAAAGAGGAGGACGACACTCGATGAGTGCCGTCCGGGTGATCGTGCTCGAGCGCGTGCGCCCTGCTCGAATCGATTCGACAAGCTGAAGTCTATCGCGTCATACGACGTCGTGCATCGTTTCACCGAGGAAAATCGAATCGATTCGGGAGAGTTCCTCGATCGTTCACGCAGGCCGGCTCGTCGACGTGCGACGACCGCGGAACGGTCAGCGCGAACCGAAGGACGCCGCGAGCCGTTCGCCCGCCGCGTGCAACCACCGAGCGGGGTCGTCCATCGCCGCGGGCACTCCCCCGGCGAGATCGACGAGGGCGACGGATGCCGCGAAGCCGGCGATCGCCGAGGGGTCGGTGTCTCCCGAGTCATCCGCTGCCGCGACCGCGTCGCGATCGATGCCTCCCGCCGCGAGGAACGCGGCGATGCCCTTCTCCTCGGCGAGGCGCAGCACTTCGCTCGGCACCTTGCCCGCCGCGGACTGGCCGTCGAAACGCCCCTCGCCGGTGATGACGGCCTCGGCCCCGGCGACCGACTCCGGGAGCGCGATGGCCTCGGCGACGGCACGAGCGCCTCCGCCCATCGATGCACCCCAGACGAGCAGGCCGAACCCTGCTCCTCCCGCGGCGCCGGCACCCGGCGCGGCGTGGTCGCCCCCGGTCACGGCGGCGAAGTGGGCGAGTGCGGTGTCGAGCTGGGAGATGTGCTCGGCGGTCGCGCCCTTCTGCGGCCCGAAGACGGCGGCGGCGCCGAGGTCGCCGAGCAGCGGATTGGTGACGTCGCTCAGCACGATGGCGCCGCCGGCGGGAAGGGCGCGCAGCTCCGACAGGTCGATGTCGGCGATGTTCGCGAGAGCGGCTCCGCCCGACGCGATCGGCTCGCCCGCGGCATCCGTGAATCGCGCGCCGAGGGCCGTGAGCGCGCCTGCTCCGCCGTCGGTCGACGCGCTGCCGCCGATCGCGAGCAGCAGCCGGTCGACGCCGTGATCGAGCGCGTCGGCGATCGCCTCGCCGAATCCGATCGAGTGCGCGTCGAGCGGCTGCAGGGGGTCGAGGAGCGTGATGCCGCTCGTCGCGGCGAGTTCGACGACGGCCGTGCCTGCGCCGTCGCCCGGCAGCAGCAGCCAGTACGTGTCGACCGGTCGGGAATCGGGCCCCTGCACTGTGACGGGCATGCGCCGCGAACCGGGCACCGCGGCCTCGAACGCCTCGAGGGTGCCCTCGCCGCCGTCGGCCATGGGGGCGAGCACGATCTCGTCGTCCGGCCGCACCGATGCCCAGCCCGCGGCGAGCGCCCGGGCCACGTCGGGGGCGTCGATCGTGCCCTTGAACGAGTCGGGAGCGATGACGATGCGCATGGTTCCTCCGGTTCGAATGTGCCCTTCCACTGTGCCACGCCTCCCGCCCGCCCTTGTTCGCTACTCCGTGCGCCGTCTCGGCGTCACGACACGCTGGGATTCTGCGCGATGACCAGCGTGTCGTGACGCCGAGACGGAATGGGGGGCGGGTCAGAGGGCGGAGCGGAGGGCGGCGATCCAGGCGTCGTGCGCGTCGAGGTGGGCGTCGTGCGAGGCGCCCGGCAGATCGAGGCGGATGACGGATCGACCGCGATCCACGAAGGCGGCGCGCTGCTCCTCCGAGAACATGCCGTGCTCCCCGAAGACGACGAGCGTCGGCGTCGTGACGCCCTCCCACTCCGCCCAGCGCGGCTCGGCCACCGCCGAGGCCGTCGCTTCCATGACATCCGCGTCGAATCTCGGGCGGAGGCCGTCGACTCCGCTCTCGAGGCCGGCGATCCACGCCTCCTGCAGCACACCCTCGCCGAGGAACGCGCGGGCGGCGGCGACGTCGGCGAAGGGCAGCGGCCACGACCGGAAGTAGTCGCCGAGGGCCGCGCTCTCATCACCGTTCTCGCCCCCGGCCCCGCCCTCGAGCAGCACGAGCCGGTCGACGAGGTCGGGGCGCGAAGCCGCGACGAGCATCGCCGTGTGAGCACCCATCGACTGGCCCACGAGCACGACGGGCGCGACCCCGAGCGACTCGATCACCGCGACGACATCTGCGACGAACGCCGCCCGGGAGAGATCCTCGGGGCGGCGCGTGCTGCGGCCGTGACCGCGCAGGTCGACGAGCACGACACGATGGTCGGCGAGGGCCTCGGCCGTCGGAATGAACTCGTCGCGGCACCCCGCAAGACCGTGCAGCACGACGACCGCACGACTCTCCCCCGCTTCTGCGACGGCGATCTCGGCCCCGTCGGTGCGGATGACGCGCTCGGTGAACTCCATACGACGAGCGTGCCACGAGATCAGCGAATCCTCCATGAAGTCGACACTTTTCACCATGGGGACGCGGCCGAGCACGGCGTAGGTTCAAGAGCCGCAGCAGCTATGAACCGTTTCACAACCAGGGAGCTACCAGCAATGTCGCACAGCCCATCCTCCAGCCGACGACGCCTCGGCGTACTCGGTGCCGCGGTCGCCGCGGTCGTCCTGCTCTCGTCGTGCGCGGCGTCCGACGGCGGAGATTCCGCCTCCGGCGAGCCCGTCGAGATCACGTTCCAGTCGTGGGTGCCGAACATCGACCGCGCCGTCGATGCGTTCAACGAGTCCCACGACGACATCAACGTCACCCTCGAGACCATCACCGCAGGCCCCGACGGCGGCTACGCCAAGATGCTCTCCGCCGTCCAGGCGGGAAACCCGGCAGATGTCGCACAGCTCGGCTATGACTCCATCCCCGACTTCCTCGTCGCCGACGCCCTCGAGGACATCACCGAGTACACGGCCGACTCGGCCGACCTCTTCACCGAGTGGCAGTGGGAGACGGGCGTCTTCGACGGCCAGGTCTACTCGGTGCCGCAGGCGAGCGGACCGCTCGGCCAGTTCTACCGCAAGGACATCTTCGACTCGCTCGGGCTCTCGCACCCGACGACGTGGGACGAGTACTACGAGGCCGCCAAGGTCATCCGCGCATCCGACCCGAACCGCTACATCGCGGCCTTCGCCTTCAACCAGGCTCCGTGGATGATCGGACTCGCCCAGCAGGGCGGCGCCGAGTGGTTCGCGACCGAGGGCGACTCGTGGAAGGTCGCGATCGACGACGAAGAGACCCTCAAGGTCGCGAACTTCTGGCAGAAGCTCATCGATGAGGATCTCGTGAAGATCGTCGCCGACATGTCAAGCGAATGGAACGCCGACGTGCAGAACGGCAACATCGTCTCGTGGATCTCCGGCTCCTGGGCCGCGGGAATCGTGAGCGGCACCGCGCCCGACACGGCCGGCAACTGGGCCGTCGGCGCCATGCCGCAGTGGAGCGACGGCGAGACCGCGTCGGCGACGTGGGCCGGCGGCTCCGCGAGCGTGGTGCTCAAGGGCTCGAAGCACCCGAAGGAAGCGGCCGAATTCGCCCTCTGGCTCAACAGCGACCCCGAGAGCGTGTCGATCCTCACGAGCATCGGTGCGGGCTGGCCCGCGATCCGCGACCTCGACTCCGTGGCATCCCTGCAGGACGACCCCGAGGTCTTCGCCTTCTTCGGCGGCCAGAACATCTGGGACGTCTTCGCCGAATCGGATGCCGCCGTGGCAGCCACCTGGCAGTGGCCGCCGCTGTCGTCGACGCTCTTCGCCGACCTCACCGACAACGTGAAGGCCGCCGTCGAGAACAAGACGCCGATCGCCGACGCATTCGTCGCGACTCAGGCCGACATGGTCGCCGCCCTCGAGGGCCGCGGCATCTCGGTCGCGAAGTAGTCATCCGTCGGGGGCGGGGCGCACACCGCGCCCCGCCCCCGCTCTCACGCAGAACCCGAAAGCACTCATGACCACCAGCACCGCACCGGCAGAGGCCCCGCCGAACCGCGCCCGGCAACGAGCACCGTTCGCCCTGTGGATCCTCCTCGTCCCCTTCCTCGTGATGTTCGCCGCGTTCTTCATCGCGCCGATCGTCTACGCCGTCGTCGACAGCCTCTTCGCACAGAAGAGCGGCGGACTCGGCTTCGGCCCGCCCGAGCGCGTCTTCGTGTTCTTCGACAACTACGTCACGGCCCTCTCGAACCCGACGTTCGTCGAGAGCCTCGGGCGTCTGCTGGTGTTCTCGGCGATCGAGGTGCCGCTCATGGTCGCGACGGCACTCGTGCTCGCGCTCCTCCTCGAGTCGGGTCGTGCCGCCTTCCCCCGCGTCTTCCGCGTCATGTACTTCATGCCCTACGGCGTTCCCGGCGTCATCGCCGCCCTCCTCTGGGGCTTCCTCTACATCCCCGCGACGAGCCCGATCGTTCAGGGGCTGTCGAACATCGGCATCAGCATCAACCCGCTGAGCTCCGACGCGGTGCTCTTCGCGATCGCGAACATCGCCCTCTGGGGCTTCGCGGGCTACAACATGCTCATCCTCATCGCCGCCCTCAACGCCATCCCCTCGGAGCTCTACGAAGCCGCGCGCCTCGACGGCGCGAGCGAATGGCACATGATCTGGCACATCAAGCTGCCGCTCGTGCGCCCCTCGATCATCCTCATCACGGTCTTCACGATCATCGGAACACTGCAGCTCTTCGTCGAGCCGCTCGTGCTCCGCCCGCTCACGACCGCGATCAACTCCGACTTCACCCCCAACCTCGCCGCCTACAACCAGGCGTTCGCGCAGGGCAACCCGAACCTCGCGGCCGCCATGGCCGTCATCGTCGCCCTCCTCGGCTTCGCGTTCTCGTTCGGCTTCCTCCGCCTCGTCAACCGGAAGGAGAACCGAGCATGGTGACCGATACCCGCGCGAGTCTCACGAGCCGCGTGCTCGTCAACGGCGCCCTGATGCTCGCCGCCCTCTACTTCCTCCTGCCCGTCGTCTGGGTGCTCTTCGCCGCGACGAAGTCGACGAGCGACCTGTTCGGCACGTTCGGCCTGTGGTTCTCCGACTCACCGCAGGCGTGGCAGAACCTCGTTCAGCTCTTCACGCGCGACGGCGGGACGTTCTCGCTGTGGATGCTCAACAGCGTCATCTACTCGGGCGTCGGCGCCTTCGTCGCGATGGTGCTCTCGGCCGCGGCCGGCTACGCCTTCGCGAAGTACCGCTTCCGCGGGCGCGAGACGCTCTTCTCCGTCATCCTCGGCGGTGTTCTCGTGCCGGCGACGATCATCGCTCTGCCGCTCTACTTCCTGCTCAACACGGTGGGACTCACGGGCAGCTACTGGAGCGTGCTGCTGCCGAGCATGGTGAGCCCGTTCGGCGTGTACCTCGCGCGCATCCACGCCAATGCGTCGGTGCCCGATGAGGTCATCGAGGCCGCGCGTCTCGACGGAGCGAACGACGTGCGCATCTTCGGATCGATCGCGACGCGCATGATGACGCCCGCGCTCGTGACGATCTTCCTGTTCCAGTTCGTGACGATCTGGAACAACTACCTGCTGCCGCTCGTGATGCTGAACGACACGAAGTCGTTCCCCATTACGCTCGGCCTCACGCTGTGGAACTCGCAGACCCAGCGCGACCCCGCGTTCTACCAGCTCGTGGTCACGGGTGCCGCGGTGTCGACGATCCTGCTCGTCGCGCTCATGGTGTCGTTGCAGCGCTTCTGGAAGGCCGACCTCGCGGCGGGTTCCACGAAGTAACCCTCGCTCTTCTGTCTCGGCGTCACGTTTGCGCTGTTCGGCCCGTCCGGACAGCGCAAACGTGACGCCGAGACGTGTTTTCGGGTGCGGGGCGGGCGGGGCGGATGACGCGGGCGGGCGTCATCCCTTGCGCTGGGCGCGGTAGATCGTGGGGCTCACGCCGTGCGCCTGGCGGAACTGGCGCGAGAAGTAGAACTGATCGGCGTAGCCGACGGCCCGTCCGACCTCGGCGATCGGCTGCTCAGTCGTGTCGAGGAGCGAGCGGGCACGCGCCATGCGGAGCGCCGTGTGGTGCGCCGTCACTCCCCCGCCCGTCGCGTGCCGGAAGAGCGCGCTCAGGTGCGACGGCGAGATGCCGACGAGGGACGCGAGCTCGGGCACGGTGATCTGACCGTCGATGCGTTCGGCGAGATAGTTCATCGCCCGTTCGAGCGGTTCGCCCTGCTCGGGCAGGCGACGATCGACGGCGAGCTGCGTCAGGAGCCGCCACGCCATGCCCGAGACGGCGAGCAGGCGCGCGGGCGACTGGTCGCGTTCGAGAGCTGTGACGATCTCGTCCATCGAGGCGACGACGCGATCGACGCCTCGCAGCGAGATGACCGGATGCAGGGCGTCGACGCCGGCGACCTCGGCCAGGTCGGCGAGGTCGGTGCCGCGCACGTGGCACCACCAGATCGTCCAGGGGCGATCGCTCGTGCCGTACGCGTGCGGCGTGCCCGGAGCGAGCAGCACGGCGGTGCCCGGCCCGACGCGGTGACGCTGCCCCGCGGTCTCGACCCAGCCCTCGCCCGCGGTGCAGACGATGACGATCGCCTCGGCGCTGCCTTCGGGGCGTTCGCGCCGGTGGCCCTCGGCCGCGGGGAAGCTGCCGGCGTCGGTGACGAGCAGCCGCCGCGTGACGGGTGCGACGAGCGCGGCCTCGACGAGAGGCTGCGGCACGACGACGAGGCGTTGATTGACGAATCCGTCACGACGTTCCATGCCGTCGATCTTCTCAGACGCCGTCGCGAACGAGACCGGCGGATTCTCCATGCGACCCGGTCGATCCGCCATTCACCCCTCGTGCGGGCGCTCCTAGCCTGGATTCGTGTCAGAGACTTCACCGAGCCGAATCGCCCTGCCCGATGCTCCCGCCGATCAGCGGGAGATCCTCCATGCCGGGGGTGTCGCCTGCTGGAGCGAGGCGATCGAGATCGACACGTACGAGCCGGCCCAGCCCGACCGCTACCCGCTCTTTCTCGACCGTCGCGTCTACCAGGGTTCGAGCGGCAAGATCTATCCGCTGCCGTTCGTCGACCGCATCGCGACGACGAAGGCCCCGCGGCTGTGGCAGGCAATCCATCTCGAGAACCAGTGGGTGCGTCTGACGCTCCTGCCCGAGATCGGCGGTCGCATCCACATCGGTTACGACAAGACCAACGGGTACGACTTCTTCTACCGCAACAACGTCATCAAGCCCGCGCTCGTCGGCCTCGGCGGGCCGTGGATCTCGGGCGGCGTCGAGTTCAACTGGCCGCAGCACCACCGCCCGGCGACGTTCCTGCCGGTCGAGGCCTGCATCGAGCGCGAGGACGACGGCGCTGTGACGGTGTGGCACAGCGACATTGACCCCCTGCAGCGGATGCGCGGCACGCACGGCGTGCGCCTGACGGGCGACTCGTCGCTCATCGAAGTGCGCGCGAAGCTCTTCAACCGCACCGACGTCGAGCAGACGTTCCTGTGGTGGGCGAACGTCGCCGCGCGTTCCGACCACGACTACCAGTCCTTCTTCCCGACGGATGTGAACTACGTCGCCGACCACGCCCGGCGCGCGATCACGGCCTTCCCGAACGCCGACCGGCCGTACTACGGGGTCGACTACCCGGCTCTCGCCGCCGAACGCCCCGGTGCCGACCGCATCGACCTCTACGCGAACATCCCGGTGCCGAGCTCGTACATGATCACCGACACCGACGACGACTTCTTCGGCGGCTACGACCACACCGCTCAGGCCGGATTCGTGCACTGGGCCGACCGCAGCATCTCGCCCGGCAAGAAGCAGTGGACGTGGGGCGACGGCGCGATCGGTCGCGCGTGGGACCGTCTGCTGACGGATGACGACGGGCCCTACGTCGAGCTCATGGCCGGTGTGTACACCGACAACCAGCCCGACTTCAGCTACCTCGCGCCGGGAGAGACCCGCGAGTTCAGCCAGTACTGGTACCCGATCCAGGCGATCGGCGCGGCCCACCAGGCGACGCGGGATGCCGCGGTGAGCGTCGACGTCGACGGCGGCGTGACTCGCATCGGCGTCGTGTCGACACGGGTCGTCGACGTCACGATCACCGCCGAGCTCGAGGGGCGTCGAATCAACGCGTGGTCGGCATCGCTCGCACCGGGCGTGCCGTTCACCGTCGAGACCGAGGTGCCCGGCGCGCGGTCGCGCGATGACCTCACGGTGCGCGTCGAGTGCGGCGACGGGCTCCTCGTCGAGTGGATCGGCCGCCACCGCGACGCGGGGGCCGAGCCGTGGGTCGCGACGGAGCCGCCGCTGCCGGCGGAGATCGACTCGTCGGACGAGCTCTACCTCACGGGACTTCACCTCGAGCAGTACCGTCACCCCACGCGCGCCTCCGGGCCGTACTTCGCCGAGATCATCGCTCGCGATGCCGGTGACACACGAGCCAACGAGGCGCTCGCTCGCCTCGCGCTGCGCCGGGGCGAGTACACGGTCGCTCTCGATCACCTCGACGCGGCCCTCGCCCGTGAGACGCGCCGGAACCTCAACCCGCGAAGCGGAGGAGCGCACTACGTGCGAGCGCTCGTCCTCGAGCGTCTCGGTCGCGACGCTGAAGCTGCGCGCGACTTCGGAAAGGCGGCGTGGGACGGATCGTTCGCCCTGCCCGCACGACTCGGGCTGGCGCGCATCGCGTTGCGCACGGGAGACGCGGCTGCCGCGCTCGACGCGAGCGAGGCCGCCCTTGCGATCGATGCCCGCAACACGACCGCCGTCGCCGCTCGTGTCGCGGCCCTCCTCGACCTCGGCCGGGCGGACGATGCTCGGGAAGCGCTCGGCACCGCCCGCTCGATCGATCCGCTCGATCCCCTTCTGCAGGCCCTCGACGGATGCCTCGAACCGGTCGACCCTCGCACGCTGCTGCTCGTGGCCGTCGAGCTCGGCCGACTCGGCCGCACCTCGGATGCTCTCGAGGTCGCGACGCGGGCCGCTTCGGCCTCGGCCGGGGTCTTCGGCAATCCCGCGCCCGTCGCGCACTACGTCGCCGCCGCTCTGCTCGACGCGGCCGGCGAGCACTCTGCCGCTCGTGATGAGAGGGAAGCGGCCCGCCATACCGACGTGCGACTCGCCTTCCCCGCGGGCCTCGACGAGCACGACGCCCTCCGCGCGGCCCTCGTCGCCGACCCCGACGATGCCGTGGCGCGAGCACTTCTCGGATGCTGGCTGCTCGACGCGGACCGCACCCCCGACGCCCTCGTCGAACTCGAACGGGCCTTGGCCCTCGGCTCGACCGACCCCGTCGCATGGCGGAACACGGCGATCGCGCTCGTGAACACGGGCGGTGACACGTCGCGCGCTGACGAGTTGCTCGCGCGTGCCCTCGAACTCGGCGGCGATGAACGCGTCGTGTTCGAGCGCGACCAGCTCGCCGCCCTCCGCGGAATCGGCTCGGCCGAGCGTCTCGCCCTCATCGAAGGCGCGGTGCCCGGAGTTCCCGAGCGCGACGACCTCGCGATCTCGATGCTCGGACTGCTCGTCGACATCGGGCGCCATGCCGATGCCCTCGCGATCCTCGGCGAGCGCAGCTTCGCCCCGTTCGAGGGCGGAGAGGGGCAGGTCATCGCCGTCTTCGACCGGGCCACGATCGCCGTCGCACGTGATCTCGTGGAGTCGGGCCGCGCGGCCGAGGCCGTCGAGCTTCTGCGTGATGGCATCGACGCACCGCTCAATCTGGGCGAAGGGCGTCATCCTGCCGCTCCTCTCGCCGCACGTCTCGTCGCGCTCGGCGATGCCGCGCTGGTCGCGGGCGATACGGCTGCCGCGCACGCGGCGTGGCGACGGGCCGTCGAGGGCGGCGGTTCCCTCGCGGTCGGTGAGCGACCGATCGACGCTGACCGCTTCGCCGTCGGTCTCGCGTACGCACGCCTCGGGGAGGAAGCCGCCGCACGCGCCATCCGCCTCGAACTCGATGATCGCGCCGCTGAACTCGAAGCCCGCCCTGATCCTGTCGACTATTTCGCCACCTCCTTGCCGGAGCTTTTGCTCTTCTCGCTGCACTCCGACGAGAATCGGGCACGACGGGCCGACGTTCTGCGAAGCCTCGCCGATGAGCTCGACCGAGCGACCACTCCCGTCACGGAAGGCGCCCCCGCATGACCCGCTACCTCGGCTCCGGATACGCCGTCGACGACACCTCGAGCCTGACGGGAGCGATTCCGTCCCATCTGCCCTCCCGCCTCACCGTGTGCCTCTGGGACTTCTCGTGGTACACCCGCGCCGGGGCAGGCGAGCCCTACGCCGACCTCGACCGCGCGCTCGATGAGACCGCCGCTCGCGGGTACAACGCCGTGCGCATCTGCGCGGCGCCGCTGCTGACCTACGGAGGCGACGAGCTCGGCCTCGATGACCTCGCCGCGGCGCTCGAGATCGAGGGCATGGGCGCCCGGGCCGACGGCGGATACTTCGGCGACGGCACCCGCTGGTACGACACCCCGGGCGGATACACCATCGACGTGCGGGAGCGGCTCCTGTCGCTCATCCGCGGCGCGCACGAACGCGGCATCGTCGTCGTCCTCGCGAGCTGGGAGTACCAGCAGTCGCCCGCATATGCCGCCGATCCTCGCTGGTTCCGCGCGATCGATGCCGTGCCGCTCGATCGACGTCACCGCGTGCTCGCCGAGGCCTTCGACCGCATGCTCACCGCCGTCGAGGCCGAGGGTCTCGGCGACGCGATCGCGTTCACCGAGCTGCACAACGAGATCGACTTCTCGATCCTCCCGGGCCTCGAGGGAGACTCGCCGGACGGAGCGCTCGCCTCGATGGAGTGGCTGCGCGCCGAGCATCCCGGCCAGCTCGTGACCGTGTCGTTCGGCAAGCCGCCCCACCTCGCGATGCACCGCGTTCCCGCCGGGCCGGATGTCGCGCAGTTCCATATCTACAGCTACGGCGTGCTCGATGCGTTGCAGCAGCGGCTCGACATCCGTTCCGAGGGAACCGAGGGCTTCCCGAACGCCGAGCTGCGCGCCCTCCAGGTCGCGGATGCGCCGACGTTCGAGGCCTACGGTCGGCCCGCTGCGTGGAAGCTCGATGCGACCGTCGTGACCGATCAGATGTTCTACGGCTACGACACGATCGACGCGGCCGCGTGGGATGCCTGGCTCGACGAGCACTACCCCGCGTTCCACGAGGTCATGATGCGAGAGATCGAATCGCGCGTCATCGCCGTTGCCGCCTGGGCCCGCTGGCGCGGGGTTCCGATGGTCGTCGGCGAAGGCTGGATCGGCTACACGCCGCTGCGCGGACGGTTCGAGGAAGGGCCGCGCGGGCGCGCCCTCGCCGAACACGGCATTCGCACCGCTCTCGAGCACGGCGCGTGGGGAGTCGTCGCGTGCTCGAATGCGGCGCCCCACCATCCGATGTGGGCGGATGTCGCCTGGCAACGCTCGATCAACGAGGAGGTGCTCGATGTCTGAGGCACGCACGCCGGCAGGGCAGGCACTTCGCGTCATCCACTCGCCGTGGGCGGCTCCCCTGAGCCGGCCCGCCATGGCGAACGACGTCGATCGGCACGAGCGCATCGGGCTCACGAACCGCTACCTCGAGCGCGACGGGCGCCCTGTCGTACCTGTTTCGGGAGAGTTGCACTATTCACGGGTACCTCGCTCGGAATGGCGTGAGCGCCTTCACCTGATGCGCTCCGGCGGCGTGACCGTCGTCGCGACCTACGTCTTCTGGATCCACCATGAACCATCGCGAGGGTCGATCTCGTTCGACGA harbors:
- a CDS encoding carbohydrate ABC transporter permease, with product MVTDTRASLTSRVLVNGALMLAALYFLLPVVWVLFAATKSTSDLFGTFGLWFSDSPQAWQNLVQLFTRDGGTFSLWMLNSVIYSGVGAFVAMVLSAAAGYAFAKYRFRGRETLFSVILGGVLVPATIIALPLYFLLNTVGLTGSYWSVLLPSMVSPFGVYLARIHANASVPDEVIEAARLDGANDVRIFGSIATRMMTPALVTIFLFQFVTIWNNYLLPLVMLNDTKSFPITLGLTLWNSQTQRDPAFYQLVVTGAAVSTILLVALMVSLQRFWKADLAAGSTK
- a CDS encoding helix-turn-helix domain-containing protein, with translation MENPPVSFATASEKIDGMERRDGFVNQRLVVVPQPLVEAALVAPVTRRLLVTDAGSFPAAEGHRRERPEGSAEAIVIVCTAGEGWVETAGQRHRVGPGTAVLLAPGTPHAYGTSDRPWTIWWCHVRGTDLADLAEVAGVDALHPVISLRGVDRVVASMDEIVTALERDQSPARLLAVSGMAWRLLTQLAVDRRLPEQGEPLERAMNYLAERIDGQITVPELASLVGISPSHLSALFRHATGGGVTAHHTALRMARARSLLDTTEQPIAEVGRAVGYADQFYFSRQFRQAHGVSPTIYRAQRKG
- a CDS encoding DUF5107 domain-containing protein, producing MSETSPSRIALPDAPADQREILHAGGVACWSEAIEIDTYEPAQPDRYPLFLDRRVYQGSSGKIYPLPFVDRIATTKAPRLWQAIHLENQWVRLTLLPEIGGRIHIGYDKTNGYDFFYRNNVIKPALVGLGGPWISGGVEFNWPQHHRPATFLPVEACIEREDDGAVTVWHSDIDPLQRMRGTHGVRLTGDSSLIEVRAKLFNRTDVEQTFLWWANVAARSDHDYQSFFPTDVNYVADHARRAITAFPNADRPYYGVDYPALAAERPGADRIDLYANIPVPSSYMITDTDDDFFGGYDHTAQAGFVHWADRSISPGKKQWTWGDGAIGRAWDRLLTDDDGPYVELMAGVYTDNQPDFSYLAPGETREFSQYWYPIQAIGAAHQATRDAAVSVDVDGGVTRIGVVSTRVVDVTITAELEGRRINAWSASLAPGVPFTVETEVPGARSRDDLTVRVECGDGLLVEWIGRHRDAGAEPWVATEPPLPAEIDSSDELYLTGLHLEQYRHPTRASGPYFAEIIARDAGDTRANEALARLALRRGEYTVALDHLDAALARETRRNLNPRSGGAHYVRALVLERLGRDAEAARDFGKAAWDGSFALPARLGLARIALRTGDAAAALDASEAALAIDARNTTAVAARVAALLDLGRADDAREALGTARSIDPLDPLLQALDGCLEPVDPRTLLLVAVELGRLGRTSDALEVATRAASASAGVFGNPAPVAHYVAAALLDAAGEHSAARDEREAARHTDVRLAFPAGLDEHDALRAALVADPDDAVARALLGCWLLDADRTPDALVELERALALGSTDPVAWRNTAIALVNTGGDTSRADELLARALELGGDERVVFERDQLAALRGIGSAERLALIEGAVPGVPERDDLAISMLGLLVDIGRHADALAILGERSFAPFEGGEGQVIAVFDRATIAVARDLVESGRAAEAVELLRDGIDAPLNLGEGRHPAAPLAARLVALGDAALVAGDTAAAHAAWRRAVEGGGSLAVGERPIDADRFAVGLAYARLGEEAAARAIRLELDDRAAELEARPDPVDYFATSLPELLLFSLHSDENRARRADVLRSLADELDRATTPVTEGAPA
- a CDS encoding cellulase-like family protein, producing MTRYLGSGYAVDDTSSLTGAIPSHLPSRLTVCLWDFSWYTRAGAGEPYADLDRALDETAARGYNAVRICAAPLLTYGGDELGLDDLAAALEIEGMGARADGGYFGDGTRWYDTPGGYTIDVRERLLSLIRGAHERGIVVVLASWEYQQSPAYAADPRWFRAIDAVPLDRRHRVLAEAFDRMLTAVEAEGLGDAIAFTELHNEIDFSILPGLEGDSPDGALASMEWLRAEHPGQLVTVSFGKPPHLAMHRVPAGPDVAQFHIYSYGVLDALQQRLDIRSEGTEGFPNAELRALQVADAPTFEAYGRPAAWKLDATVVTDQMFYGYDTIDAAAWDAWLDEHYPAFHEVMMREIESRVIAVAAWARWRGVPMVVGEGWIGYTPLRGRFEEGPRGRALAEHGIRTALEHGAWGVVACSNAAPHHPMWADVAWQRSINEEVLDV